In a single window of the Ignavibacteria bacterium genome:
- a CDS encoding T9SS type A sorting domain-containing protein: MKKALLLIFFTSIISGSVFSQNWTEGFESNDSTSLPAGWSVYNRANFPIQPFTNWTVRDTGKVLPGVNAIRLSRSHTGLKAIGVSWYTGIDTNTGTSTVSDAWLVSKRIQVHSSSAIMTYWLAGGTPTLLDSLQIWISTVDSTPQSFTHYYETQVIGPGTWGEFTQFAVDFSSYVGQTVWVGFRYNMDVTTDGVFMHIDDVEVNNPIGIQNISTEIPQKYALKQNYPNPFNPVTNIEFSIAKTNQVNLIVFNSLGQVVSTLVNQELKPGTYKYDFNASGLPSGSYFYRLTAGDFVQTNKMILVK; encoded by the coding sequence ATGAAGAAAGCATTACTATTAATTTTTTTTACATCTATAATATCCGGCTCTGTATTTTCCCAGAACTGGACAGAAGGGTTTGAGTCAAACGACTCTACATCTCTTCCTGCTGGTTGGAGTGTATATAACAGGGCAAATTTTCCAATACAGCCTTTTACAAACTGGACAGTTAGAGACACAGGCAAAGTTTTACCTGGTGTTAACGCTATAAGGTTATCTCGTTCACATACAGGCTTAAAAGCTATTGGAGTAAGCTGGTATACAGGAATAGATACTAATACCGGAACAAGTACAGTTTCAGATGCCTGGCTGGTTTCAAAAAGGATCCAGGTCCATTCATCATCAGCAATCATGACTTATTGGCTTGCAGGAGGTACTCCTACTTTACTGGATAGTCTTCAGATATGGATAAGTACAGTTGATTCAACACCTCAATCATTTACTCATTATTATGAAACACAGGTCATAGGTCCGGGAACCTGGGGTGAATTTACCCAGTTCGCAGTTGATTTTAGTTCTTATGTAGGGCAGACAGTTTGGGTTGGCTTCAGGTATAATATGGATGTGACAACGGACGGCGTTTTTATGCACATAGATGATGTTGAAGTTAACAATCCAATCGGCATTCAGAATATAAGCACTGAAATTCCTCAAAAATATGCGCTTAAACAAAATTACCCAAATCCGTTTAACCCGGTTACAAACATTGAGTTTAGTATAGCTAAAACTAATCAGGTTAATTTAATTGTGTTTAACTCACTTGGTCAGGTTGTATCAACTCTTGTTAACCAGGAATTAAAACCCGGAACATATAAATATGACTTCAATGCTTCCGGATTGCCAAGCGGTTCATATTTTTACAGGCTAACAGCAGGTGATTTTGTACAGACAAATAAAATGATACTTGTTAAATAA
- the rfaD gene encoding ADP-glyceromanno-heptose 6-epimerase, with the protein MKIITGGAGFIGSAICWKLNKQGISDIILVDENTNGSKEQNISGLKFSDYIDKDIFLTKINKSAINYKVDTIYHMGACSSTTENNMEYLIENNVEYSKSLGKWCLNNNAKYIYASSAATYGNGENGFDDDIAIIPKLKPLNKYGLSKQMFDMWVIENKLLDKFTGLKYFNVFGPNESHKGDMRSMVNKAYDQIKETGKLKLFRSLKQEYKDGEQLRDFVYIKDAVGMTVFFDPVLGSGKNKTGIFNIGSGTASTWLAAAAAVFKALGKQMQIEWIDMPDNIKDQYQYFSKANITKLREAGYNNEIMKLEVSIDDYVKNYLIPGITLSV; encoded by the coding sequence ATGAAGATAATTACAGGCGGTGCAGGATTTATCGGCAGTGCAATATGCTGGAAACTGAATAAACAGGGGATATCTGATATTATCCTTGTTGATGAAAATACTAACGGCTCAAAAGAGCAGAATATTTCCGGTTTAAAATTTTCAGACTACATCGATAAAGATATTTTCTTAACCAAAATTAATAAAAGCGCTATCAATTATAAGGTTGATACTATTTATCATATGGGAGCTTGCAGCTCAACCACTGAAAATAATATGGAATATCTTATCGAAAATAATGTAGAGTATTCCAAATCACTGGGAAAGTGGTGCCTAAATAATAATGCAAAGTACATATATGCCTCAAGTGCGGCTACTTATGGCAATGGTGAAAACGGATTTGATGATGATATTGCTATCATCCCAAAACTAAAGCCGCTGAATAAATACGGCTTATCTAAGCAGATGTTCGATATGTGGGTGATTGAAAATAAACTCCTTGATAAGTTCACAGGACTTAAATATTTCAATGTATTTGGTCCTAATGAATCACATAAAGGTGATATGCGCTCAATGGTGAATAAAGCATATGACCAGATAAAAGAAACCGGTAAGCTGAAATTATTCCGTTCACTAAAGCAGGAATATAAAGATGGCGAACAGCTTCGCGATTTCGTATATATAAAAGATGCAGTGGGTATGACCGTGTTTTTTGATCCTGTTCTCGGCTCAGGGAAGAATAAGACAGGTATCTTTAATATAGGCTCAGGCACTGCTTCAACATGGCTTGCTGCAGCTGCTGCTGTATTTAAAGCTTTAGGTAAACAAATGCAGATTGAGTGGATCGATATGCCTGATAATATTAAAGACCAGTACCAGTATTTCAGCAAGGCAAATATCACTAAGCTTCGTGAAGCAGGGTATAATAATGAAATTATGAAGCTGGAAGTTTCAATTGACGACTATGTGAAGAATTATTTGATCCCTGGAATTACTCTTTCAGTTTAA
- the rpmB gene encoding 50S ribosomal protein L28, producing MSKVCELTGKKPLSGNHVSHAHNKTKRKQLPNLRTKRIWVEEENKYVTLKISTSALRTLKKKGYAKMVAEMNRAS from the coding sequence ATGTCAAAAGTTTGCGAATTAACCGGAAAAAAACCGCTATCAGGAAACCACGTTTCCCACGCGCATAATAAAACAAAAAGAAAACAGCTTCCCAACTTACGCACCAAAAGGATCTGGGTTGAGGAAGAAAATAAATATGTTACCCTGAAGATTTCAACAAGTGCTCTCAGAACACTGAAGAAAAAAGGCTATGCTAAAATGGTAGCTGAAATGAACAGGGCCAGCTGA
- a CDS encoding glycosyltransferase: MQNIPKISVIIPTLNEEKLIVKTLEQFTQQIKNKFNLEIIISDGGSTDKTLSLLTDNVDKVVHAIPGVKQNIPQGRNAGAKAADGKYLYFINADTILQDVNKFFERTVTEFSDSRNLAITCRFHVFPEDVRLSDRLFHGFYNNYVRLLNKLGMGMGRGECQMVRSDVFMKVNGYNELLAAGEDYDLYRRIKKLGSGRIKFLNDVLVYESPRRYRKFGYLKVLGDWTKNSFSVFFKNKSVSKEWEAVR, encoded by the coding sequence TTGCAAAACATCCCCAAAATAAGCGTAATAATACCCACACTTAACGAAGAAAAACTCATCGTTAAAACGCTTGAACAATTCACTCAACAAATAAAAAACAAGTTCAATTTAGAAATAATCATTTCTGACGGCGGCAGCACCGATAAAACACTTTCGTTGCTTACAGATAATGTAGATAAAGTAGTGCATGCTATCCCGGGAGTTAAGCAAAACATTCCCCAGGGCAGAAATGCAGGCGCAAAAGCTGCGGACGGAAAATACCTTTATTTTATCAACGCAGATACCATCCTTCAGGATGTAAATAAATTCTTTGAAAGAACTGTGACGGAATTCAGCGACAGCAGGAACCTTGCCATTACCTGCAGGTTTCATGTATTCCCGGAAGATGTCCGTTTATCCGATAGATTATTCCATGGGTTTTATAATAACTATGTTCGTTTGCTCAATAAGCTTGGAATGGGTATGGGCAGGGGTGAGTGCCAAATGGTACGAAGCGATGTATTTATGAAAGTGAACGGTTATAATGAGCTGCTTGCCGCAGGGGAAGATTACGACCTTTACCGAAGGATAAAAAAGCTTGGTTCAGGCAGGATAAAATTCCTGAATGATGTGCTTGTGTATGAATCACCCCGCAGATACAGGAAATTCGGATACCTGAAGGTGCTGGGCGACTGGACAAAAAATTCCTTTTCAGTATTCTTTAAAAATAAATCGGTTAGCAAAGAATGGGAAGCAGTGAGGTAA
- a CDS encoding GxxExxY protein: MDSEKSSKFLPLSEREEEIGKIIVNSAFKVHKALGPGLLEKIYEICFVYELHKAGLNAVRQIDLPVRYDGMIFEEGLRLDVFVENLVIVEIKAVEQVNPLWSAQVLSHLNLTGKRLGYLINFNVELIKNGIKRIIN, from the coding sequence ATGGATTCTGAAAAATCAAGTAAGTTCCTGCCATTAAGCGAAAGAGAAGAAGAAATCGGAAAAATTATTGTGAATTCTGCTTTCAAAGTTCATAAAGCTTTAGGGCCAGGTTTACTGGAAAAAATTTATGAGATTTGTTTTGTCTATGAACTGCATAAGGCAGGCTTAAACGCTGTCAGACAAATCGATCTTCCGGTAAGATATGATGGAATGATTTTTGAAGAAGGACTTAGACTCGATGTGTTTGTTGAAAATCTGGTTATTGTCGAAATAAAAGCAGTTGAACAGGTAAATCCATTATGGAGCGCTCAGGTATTAAGCCATTTGAATCTTACAGGAAAACGTTTAGGATACTTGATTAATTTTAATGTAGAATTGATAAAAAATGGAATTAAAAGAATTATCAATTGA
- a CDS encoding DUF2723 domain-containing protein — translation MNYKRLNYIFAGIVLLISAITYLYTMQKTLSFWDCGEFIACAYTLSIPHPPGAPLWILLGKVATMIPIGSNPALRMNALAAISSAFTAAFLYLVIVSVIKVWKKEITNNWDAIMIYSAAAIGALSFTFSDAEWFNAMESEVYALGTMLVGLCIWLLMHWWEKADEKGNERILLLVAFIVGISLGIHLLVVQVILVAGFIFYFRKHKYERKGFLIAVAISAAAFIAIYPITVIWFPTWLGGDIKAFKIEDSGAVTLFAALIAPALIYGIYWAIKNKKQTHAVAFSAIFLVILGYTIYAGVILRARVDNIPIDENDPKNLPSLVSYLSREQYGDAPFWPRRYSQEPMHKRTWSMYTSDIDFMWRYQINQMFNRYLGWQFIGRESYDQDVGIGWNASSGSKMLIIIGLSALLLASMYFYSSQKYLYSLVSVILLLVVGAAGFWSTAFKAIPFLIGLFGLFYHFRKDWKLGLTFLWMFLLMGVFTALFQRQQDPQPRERDYFYTGAFFVYSLWIGIGIMGILELIKESLPSIQMNKIISGTVLAACLVMVPGMMFKTNFHYNNRNDNTVPFEYAYNLLQGIDKDAILFTNGDNDTFPLWYLQAVEGYRTDVRVVNLSLLNTDWYILEMKNSMPYGSLKVPISYSDDEIKRLSPIQWGDFKVVSVTVPPTAYPDSLKAKNQTPDKLSWRMPFTFASGNVKAVKVQDQMIFDIVKTNNWQRPMYFSATVTEDNFIGLEEYVVQEGMAKRIVPFKADGLTQFRINEERMWKNFMETPAGYSKTPQDGYFFKNFQNPDIFFNQVETNAVQSYRTQYLQFAYEYVNRGDKAKTNQVLDRMEALFPKNIIPYDYRILYDVSMQYLKADNIAKFNELSPIVEKEAIDAMNKNPNDIQSYWNPYKLLLDIYEARNDYAKALDILYKLDRLSPNNPEVKNKIENMKQKQQSK, via the coding sequence ATGAATTATAAGAGGCTGAATTACATTTTTGCCGGAATAGTGCTGCTTATTTCCGCTATTACCTATTTATACACCATGCAGAAAACCCTTTCTTTTTGGGACTGCGGTGAGTTCATTGCTTGCGCATATACACTTTCCATTCCGCACCCTCCGGGCGCGCCGTTATGGATCCTTCTTGGTAAAGTCGCTACAATGATACCAATAGGGTCAAATCCCGCTTTAAGGATGAATGCTCTTGCGGCAATAAGTTCAGCTTTTACAGCGGCATTTTTATACCTCGTAATAGTTTCTGTTATTAAGGTATGGAAAAAAGAGATAACAAATAACTGGGATGCAATAATGATCTATTCAGCCGCAGCCATAGGCGCGCTCTCATTTACATTCAGTGACGCTGAATGGTTCAACGCTATGGAATCTGAAGTATACGCATTGGGAACAATGCTTGTCGGGCTTTGTATCTGGCTGCTTATGCACTGGTGGGAAAAAGCTGACGAAAAAGGAAATGAAAGAATACTGCTTCTTGTTGCTTTTATAGTTGGTATTTCTCTCGGTATCCATTTGCTTGTTGTACAGGTAATTCTGGTTGCCGGTTTTATATTCTATTTCAGGAAACACAAATACGAAAGAAAAGGATTTTTAATAGCAGTCGCAATTTCTGCGGCCGCGTTCATTGCCATTTACCCGATAACAGTAATTTGGTTCCCAACATGGCTTGGCGGCGATATTAAAGCATTTAAGATAGAAGACAGCGGGGCTGTTACATTGTTTGCTGCGCTGATAGCGCCTGCGCTTATTTACGGCATTTACTGGGCTATCAAAAATAAAAAACAAACTCATGCCGTTGCGTTTTCTGCTATCTTCCTCGTTATACTGGGATACACGATCTATGCCGGAGTAATATTAAGGGCTAGAGTTGATAATATCCCTATCGATGAGAACGATCCGAAAAATCTTCCTTCACTGGTATCATACCTTAGCCGTGAACAGTACGGCGATGCACCTTTCTGGCCAAGGAGATACTCACAGGAACCGATGCATAAAAGGACATGGTCTATGTACACGAGTGATATAGATTTCATGTGGCGCTACCAGATAAATCAGATGTTCAACCGCTACCTTGGCTGGCAGTTTATCGGCAGAGAAAGTTATGACCAGGATGTTGGTATCGGCTGGAACGCATCAAGCGGCTCAAAAATGCTGATAATTATCGGGCTCAGCGCATTGCTGCTGGCATCGATGTATTTTTATTCTTCTCAAAAATATCTTTACAGCTTAGTAAGTGTAATTTTATTGCTGGTGGTGGGGGCAGCGGGATTCTGGTCTACGGCATTTAAAGCCATACCGTTCCTCATCGGGCTCTTCGGGCTCTTCTACCACTTCCGAAAGGACTGGAAGCTGGGTCTTACATTCCTTTGGATGTTCCTGCTTATGGGTGTATTCACAGCGCTCTTCCAAAGGCAGCAGGACCCGCAGCCGAGGGAAAGAGATTACTTCTATACCGGGGCATTCTTTGTTTATTCATTATGGATCGGTATAGGTATAATGGGCATTTTGGAGCTTATTAAAGAAAGCCTTCCCAGTATCCAGATGAATAAGATAATTTCAGGTACAGTGCTTGCAGCATGTCTTGTTATGGTGCCGGGTATGATGTTCAAAACGAATTTCCATTACAATAACAGGAATGATAATACCGTTCCTTTTGAGTATGCTTATAACCTTCTGCAGGGTATCGATAAAGACGCAATACTATTTACCAATGGTGATAACGATACATTCCCGTTATGGTACCTGCAGGCAGTTGAAGGCTACAGAACTGATGTAAGGGTTGTTAATCTGAGCCTTCTGAATACTGACTGGTACATACTTGAAATGAAGAATTCAATGCCTTACGGCAGCTTAAAAGTACCGATCAGCTACAGTGATGATGAAATAAAACGCCTTTCCCCTATTCAATGGGGTGATTTCAAGGTTGTAAGCGTAACTGTTCCGCCTACAGCTTACCCGGATTCACTCAAAGCAAAGAACCAGACACCTGATAAGCTTTCATGGCGTATGCCGTTCACTTTCGCATCCGGCAATGTAAAAGCTGTTAAAGTTCAGGACCAGATGATATTTGATATAGTTAAAACAAACAACTGGCAAAGGCCGATGTATTTTTCAGCCACAGTTACAGAAGATAACTTCATCGGTCTTGAAGAATATGTTGTACAGGAAGGTATGGCTAAGCGCATTGTGCCGTTTAAAGCCGATGGCCTTACACAGTTCAGGATAAATGAAGAAAGAATGTGGAAGAACTTCATGGAAACTCCCGCAGGTTATTCAAAAACCCCGCAGGATGGCTACTTCTTTAAGAACTTCCAGAATCCGGATATTTTCTTCAACCAGGTAGAAACCAATGCTGTACAAAGCTACCGCACACAGTACCTGCAGTTCGCGTATGAATATGTGAACCGCGGCGATAAAGCAAAAACCAACCAGGTGCTTGACAGGATGGAAGCTTTATTCCCGAAAAATATAATTCCATACGATTACAGAATATTATACGATGTTTCCATGCAGTATCTGAAAGCAGATAATATAGCTAAGTTCAATGAGCTCTCACCCATAGTTGAAAAAGAAGCAATTGACGCAATGAACAAGAATCCGAATGATATTCAGTCATACTGGAATCCATACAAGCTGCTGCTTGATATTTACGAAGCAAGAAATGATTACGCAAAAGCGCTGGATATATTGTATAAGCTTGACAGGCTTTCGCCCAATAACCCTGAGGTTAAGAACAAAATAGAGAACATGAAACAGAAGCAGCAGAGTAAATAG